A single region of the Raphanus sativus cultivar WK10039 unplaced genomic scaffold, ASM80110v3 Scaffold0141, whole genome shotgun sequence genome encodes:
- the LOC108809659 gene encoding RING-H2 finger protein ATL72-like — protein sequence MARVLLEPQANAPAEANPKARTGFNDTYFDTNMVIILAALLCALICALSLNSALRCVLRITSRFTPDQDAAASNANVNANTGRLAATTGLKKRALKQIPVGLYGSGIVNMKATECLICLGDFVEGEKVRVLPKCNHGFHVRCIDTWLLSRDSCPTCRQSLVLEQPSPIGCSSRRDDDVAVSVVGS from the coding sequence ATGGCTCGGGTGTTACTTGAGCCGCAAGCAAACGCACCGGCGGAAGCAAACCCTAAAGCCAGAACAGGCTTTAACGACACCTACTTCGACACTAATATGGTCATTATTTTAGCCGCTCTGCTCTGTGCTCTGATATGTGCTCTAAGCCTCAACTCTGCCTTGCGATGTGTGCTACGCATCACAAGCAGATTCACACCGGATCAAGACGCAGCCGCTTCAAACGCAAACGTAAACGCAAATACTGGACGTTTAGCGGCTACCACGGGGCTCAAGAAACGGGCGTTGAAACAAATCCCCGTGGGGTTGTACGGATCAGGGATCGTTAACATGAAAGCTACAGAGTGTTTGATCTGTCTCGGGGATTTCGTGGAAGGAGAGAAAGTTAGGGTTTTGCCAAAATGTAACCATGGCTTTCACGTGAGGTGCATCGACACTTGGTTGCTTTCACGTGACTCTTGTCCTACTTGCAGACAATCTCTTGTCCTTGAGCAACCGTCGCCAATTGGTTGTAGTTCTCGCCGGGATGATGACGTGGCAGTTTCTGTCGTAGGGTCATAA